A portion of the Gasterosteus aculeatus chromosome 12, fGasAcu3.hap1.1, whole genome shotgun sequence genome contains these proteins:
- the LOC144385292 gene encoding uncharacterized protein LOC144385292 translates to MRRLLLLFLIMCLTPSPVPVRISSRRYYRPRARSALYRNLSSLSYPTRSSHVQHLVTGGLWNCQSATRKADFISGFAIQQSLDFLALTETWITPENTSTPAALSSAFSFSHTPRPTGSLGHFLEELDILLSNFPENGPPVILLGDFNIQTEKSSDLVHLLSSFALSLSPSPPTHKAGNHLDYIFTRNCSTTNLSVTPLHVSDHFFISYSLPLSITNKPPSLTNSIPARRNIRSLSPSSLASSVLSALPSTDSFSLLHPNAAAETLLSSLSSSLDSLCPLTTRRTGKSPPAPWLSQPVRATRATMRASERRWRKYKRPDDLLEFQSLLSSFSASISAAKSSFYQSKIESSFSNPKKLFSIFSNLLEPPTPPPPSTLLPGDFVNYFTKKIADIRSSFSNPPPTSRVPPTSPLSPSLPSFTALSPNQILTLVTSARPTTCPLDPIPSHLLQSIAPDLLPFLTFLINNALLSGCFPNSLKEARVNPLLKKPTLNPSEENNYRPVSLLPFLSKTLERAIFNQLSSYLHCNNLLDPHQSGFKAGHSTETALLAVSEQLHTARAASLSSVLILLDLSAAFDTVNHQILISSLQELGVTGSALSLLSSYLDGRTYRVTWRGSVSEPCPLTTGVPQGSVLGPLLFSLYTNSLGAVIRSHGFSYHSYADDTQLILSFPRSDTQVAARISACLTDISQWMSAHHLKINPDKTELLLFPGKDSLTQDLTVNFGNSVLTPTSTAKNLGVTLDNELSLTPNITATTRSCRYTLYNIRRIRPLLTQKAAQVLIQALVISRLDYCNSLLAGLPATAIRPLQLIQNAAARLVFNLPKFSHTTPLLRSLHWLPVAARIQFKTLVLTYHAVNGSGPAYIQDMVKPYIPTRTLRSASAKLLVPPSLRAKHSTRSRLFAVLAPKWWNALSEDIRTAESLHIFRRKLKTHLFRLYLD, encoded by the exons atgcggcgccttcttctgctatttttaataatgtgtttgaccccttcacccgtgcctgttcgaatctcttcccgcagatactacaggcctcgggctagatctgctctctatcgtaacctctcctctctctcctatcccacccgctcctcacacgtccagcacctcgtcacaggaggtctctggaactgccagtcagcgactcgcaaggctgacttcatctccggctttgctatccagcagtcactcgacttcctcgctctgaccgagacctggatcacacccgagaacacatccaccccagccgctctctcctccgccttctccttcagccacactcccaggcccactg gctccttaggtcattttttggaagaattggacattctcctgtctaatttccccgaaaatggtcctccggtcatcctcctgggtgacttcaacatccagacagagaagtcatctgacctcgtacacctactttcttccttcgctctgtcactcagtccctctcctcctactcacaaagccggcaatcaccttgactacatctttactagaaactgctctaccactaacctctctgtaactccacttcatgtgtctgatcacttcttcatctcttactcccttccactctctataactaacaaacctccttcattgactaactctataccggctcgtcgcaatattcgctccctctctccctcctcgctggcatcctctgttctatcagctctcccttcaactgactccttctcactcttgcatccgaacgctgctgcagagactctcctctcatctctttcctcctctctagactctctctgccctcttacgacacgacggactggcaaatcccctccggctccgtggctgtctcaaccggtccgtgccacgagagccaccatgcgagcgtcggaaaggagatggcgtaaatataaacgacctgacgacctgcttgaatttcaatctctcctctcctcgttctctgcctctatctctgctgccaaaagctctttctaccagtccaaaatcgaatcctcattctctaaccccaaaaaactcttctcgatcttctccaatctcctcgaaccccctacccctcctcccccctccacccttcttccgggagactttgtcaactacttcaccaagaaaatagctgacatacgctcctccttctcaaacccaccacctacttctcgcgtcccaccgacctcacctctttcgccctcacttccctctttcaccgccctctctcctaaccaaattcttaccctagtaacctctgcccgtccgaccacctgccctcttgaccccattccatcacatcttctacaatctatcgcacctgaccttcttccgttccttacctttctcatcaacaacgctctgttatctggctgttttcccaattctctgaaggaggcaagagtcaaccctctcctgaagaaacccaccctcaacccttctgaagaaaacaactacagaccggtctctcttcttcccttcttgtccaaaacccttgaacgtgctatctttaatcaactctcctcttatctccactgtaacaacctccttgacccccaccagtcaggtttcaaggcaggccactctacagagactgctctccttgctgtctctgagcaactccacactgctagagccgcctctctctcctctgtcctcatccttctggacctctctgctgcatttgacacggtcaaccaccagatccttatttcctcccttcaagaacttggtgtcacaggctctgctctctcccttctctcgtcctacctcgatggccgcacctaccgggtaacctggcgaggatctgtgtcggaaccgtgtcctcttactactggagttcctcagggttccgtgctgggtcccctcctgttttcgctttacaccaactctcttggcgctgtcattcgctcgcatggcttctcttaccacagctatgccgatgacacccaactaattctctccttccctcgctcggacacccaggtggcggctcggatctctgcctgtctaactgacatctctcagtggatgtccgcccaccatctgaaaatcaaccccgacaagactgaactacttctctttcccggaaaagattcgcttacccaggacctgacagtcaactttggaaactctgtgctaacgcccacttcgactgctaagaacctcggcgtcacactcgacaacgaactctccctgactcccaacatcactgcgacaacgcgatcctgtagatacacgctctacaacatcaggagaatacgtccccttctcactcagaaggcagcgcaggtactgattcaggctcttgtcatctcccgcctggactactgcaactccctcctggcaggtctccctgccaccgccattcgacctctgcagctcattcagaatgcagcagctcgactggtcttcaaccttccgaaattctcccacactactccactcctccgctctcttcactggctaccggtggccgcccgcatccagttcaaaacactggtgctcacgtaccatgctgtgaatggatcgggtccagcttacatccaggacatggtcaaaccctacatcccaacccgcactctccgctctgcatctgcaaaactactcgtccctccctcactgagagcaaaacactcgactaggtctcgactcttcgctgtccttgcgccgaaatggtggaacgcgctctctgaagacatcaggaccgcagagagccttcacatcttccgccgcaaactaaagacacacctcttcagactctacctcgactaa